The proteins below are encoded in one region of Brachyspira intermedia PWS/A:
- a CDS encoding glycosyltransferase family 9 protein, producing MKILLIKQTSLGDVLHMTPVIRALKKWKPDCTIDVVTDKRALGILENNPYINKLYVLDIYKYETEIFKSPLLFFSTIKEFFSHIKEVRKEHYDIAMDLQGLERSVIFLYLCHSKKKYAKGKWLGLKSNYYKDINAIVGLLSFLKFIDCPDDGTDLDYFLPKNIDIDFAERIKDIKYSINSNFAINNEYIVFSPFSRWDTKDLSVNKSREIIKEIQKLKDIQIIVSATSDYNEKCDEIVKGFDNVLNSSGLFNLPELAYLIRNSKGMITVDSFPMHTGCAFQKPLIAIFGPTSEVRVGPIARNSETIRVENLECARCYKRKNCPNNHICIENIDAEVLAKRFIEKLQY from the coding sequence ATGAAGATACTTTTAATAAAACAAACTTCTTTAGGCGATGTTTTGCATATGACGCCTGTTATAAGGGCATTAAAAAAATGGAAGCCTGACTGTACTATAGATGTTGTTACAGATAAAAGAGCTTTAGGAATATTAGAGAATAATCCTTATATAAATAAATTGTATGTTTTGGATATATACAAATATGAAACAGAGATATTTAAATCTCCTTTATTGTTTTTTTCAACTATAAAAGAATTCTTTTCGCATATAAAAGAAGTAAGAAAAGAGCATTATGATATAGCTATGGATTTGCAGGGACTTGAAAGGAGTGTGATATTTTTGTATTTATGTCATTCAAAAAAGAAATATGCTAAGGGTAAATGGCTAGGACTTAAAAGCAACTATTATAAAGATATAAATGCTATAGTGGGTTTATTATCTTTTTTGAAGTTTATAGACTGTCCAGATGACGGTACAGATTTAGACTATTTTTTACCTAAGAATATAGATATAGATTTTGCTGAAAGAATAAAAGATATAAAGTATTCAATAAACAGCAATTTTGCTATAAATAATGAGTATATAGTTTTTTCTCCATTTTCAAGATGGGATACCAAAGATTTATCAGTTAATAAATCAAGAGAGATAATAAAAGAAATACAAAAGTTAAAAGATATACAAATAATAGTTTCTGCCACATCTGATTATAATGAAAAATGTGATGAAATAGTGAAAGGTTTTGATAATGTATTAAATAGTTCAGGACTTTTTAATTTGCCTGAATTAGCATATCTTATAAGAAATTCAAAAGGAATGATAACGGTTGATTCTTTTCCTATGCATACTGGATGTGCATTTCAAAAACCGCTTATAGCAATATTCGGACCTACAAGTGAAGTTAGGGTAGGGCCAATAGCAAGAAATTCTGAAACTATAAGAGTAGAAAATTTAGAATGTGCAAGATGCTATAAAAGAAAGAACTGCCCTAATAATCATATATGTATAGAAAATATAGATGCAGAAGTTTTAGCAAAAAGATTTATAGAAAAACTTCAGTATTGA
- a CDS encoding MBL fold metallo-hydrolase: MKITFLGTGTSDGVPMIGCKCRVCRSKDKRDKRTRSSILIRHNDKNYIVDTSADFRAQMLREKVDSLEAVFYTHSHADHTSGIVDLRSLNFIMHTAIDCYGNKDTMDTLREKYDFFFNPVQLGGGLPQVVFHHIESEMMFDDIKVTPIAVKHGVLNILGYRFNNFTYITDASHISDESLKLIEGTEVLVLNGLRYRQHHTHLSLQESVNIADKLGVKKAYFTHMTHDVLHKNLEKELPPNMYPAYDGLSIEV; encoded by the coding sequence ATGAAAATAACTTTTTTAGGTACAGGTACTTCCGATGGTGTTCCTATGATTGGATGCAAATGCAGAGTATGCAGAAGTAAAGACAAAAGAGATAAGAGAACACGTTCATCAATACTGATAAGACATAATGACAAAAATTATATAGTGGATACTTCTGCTGATTTTAGAGCTCAAATGTTAAGAGAAAAAGTTGATAGTCTTGAGGCTGTATTTTATACACATTCACATGCAGATCATACTTCAGGTATTGTGGATTTAAGATCATTAAATTTTATAATGCATACGGCAATAGATTGTTATGGAAATAAAGATACTATGGATACTTTAAGAGAGAAATATGATTTCTTTTTTAATCCTGTTCAATTAGGAGGAGGACTTCCTCAGGTTGTTTTTCATCATATAGAAAGTGAAATGATGTTTGATGATATAAAAGTTACTCCTATAGCTGTAAAGCATGGAGTACTTAATATATTAGGTTATAGATTCAATAATTTTACATATATCACAGATGCAAGCCATATAAGTGATGAGAGCTTGAAATTGATTGAAGGAACTGAAGTTTTAGTTTTAAATGGTTTAAGATACAGACAGCATCATACTCATTTATCTTTACAGGAATCTGTTAATATAGCTGATAAATTAGGTGTTAAAAAAGCTTATTTTACTCATATGACTCATGATGTTTTACATAAAAATTTAGAAAAAGAACTTCCTCCTAATATGTATCCTGCTTATGACGGACTTAGTATAGAAGTTTAA